In the genome of Neodiprion pinetum isolate iyNeoPine1 chromosome 2, iyNeoPine1.2, whole genome shotgun sequence, one region contains:
- the LOC124211110 gene encoding uncharacterized protein — MKFSVLICSVLITITGFYVEDSLQVPSRCREVKILNGRMRQKPRGRMVRFYCDPGFKLIGNKYAICIKERLDLTPPICVKTTCSPIEKPENSLMVQKESGAVLMFFCEPGYQLQGPKEIYCTGTAWNDTAPTCKNTRTNPPTSCNFDDPDLCSWEQDPMHDFDWTRHNFRTGRSKIPTGPSHDHTLGSGYNGYYLYTEASGRTENHTARIVSPLYSSNLTEAGCFSFWYHMYGRTIGTLNVFVKAEGETKLGKLMFTKSGNQGNAWWPGFFYLPKVEDNFQIIIEGVRGQGYLSDIAIDDVAILQGNACMDQLNMTKEVTPADDDNDQVEIVNSMQTCNGKCTNFNTTLDSSEVCQCDLFCMDRQNCCPDYDEFCFSSTDFDDISTSITEGLQTFSFAPIPISPKDGLDPNPPKWLDDKTSEKPTPSSTQQTLVVTVSSEEVDAQKSSRDPRKFSLSGIIAIVAGIAVVMIVGAGLVTFSVLQVRNNYRKNSRKSALSEDSDVRFLTSDEMLDFNIAKPEDMELSS; from the exons ATGAAGTTTTCCGTTCTCATCTGCAGTGTTTTAATTACTATCACTGGTTTCTACGTCGAGGATTCGTTACAGGTTCCAT CCCGATGTCGCgaggtaaaaatattgaatgggAGAATGCGTCAGAAGCCGCGAGGAAGAATGGTGAGATTTTACTGCGACCCGGGGTTTAAATTGATAGGAAACAAGTACGCAATTTGCATCAAAGAAAGATTGGACCTTACGCCTCCAATCTGCGTCA AAACAACGTGCTCACCGATCGAGAAGCCGGAGAACAGTTTGATGGTGCAAAAGGAATCCGGTGCTGTTCTAATGTTCTTTTGTGAGCCGGGTTACCAGCTGCAGGGTCCCAAGGAAATATACTGCACCGGTACAGCATGGAACGACACAGCGCCAACATGCAAAA acacaaGGACAAATCCGCCGACAAGTTGCAATTTCGATGATCCTGACCTTTGCTCCTGGGAACAAGATCCTATGCACGACTTCGATTGGACGAGGCACAATTTCCGCACCGGGAGATCGAAAATCCCAACCGGCCCTTCGCACGATCACACTCTCGGATCAGGATACAACG GCTATTACTTGTACACCGAGGCGTCGGGGAGAACAGAAAACCACACTGCACGAATCGTGTCACCTCTTTACAGTTCCAATCTGACCGAAGCAGGATGTTTTTCATTCTG GTACCACATGTACGGACGTACCATCGGCACACTGAACGTTTTTGTCAAAGCTGAAGGTGAAACGAAACTTGGAAAATTGATGTTCACCAAAAGTGGAAATCAGGGTAATGCGTGGTGGCCCGGTTTCTTTTACTTGCCAAAAGTTGAAGACAATTTTCAG ATAATCATAGAGGGAGTAAGAGGCCAAGGATATCTGAGTGATATTGCCATCGACGATGTAGCGATTCTGCAGGGAAATGCGTGCATGGACCAGCTGAATATGACGAAGGAAGTGACTCCAGCCGATGATGATAACG ATCAAGTGGAGATCGTGAATTCGATGCAGACTTGTAACGGAAAGTGCACAAATTTCAACACCACGCTTGATTCCAGCGAAGTTTGTCAGTGCGACCTGTTCTGCATGGATAGACAAAACTGCTGTCCTGACTACGATGAATTCTGTTTTTCTTCCA CTGATTTCGACGATATCAGTACCTCGATTACAGAAGGTTTACAGACGTTTTCCTTCGCTCCTATTCCCATTAGTCCCAAGGACGGCCTGGATCCAAATCCGCCAAAATGGCTGGACGATAAGACAAGCGAAAAACCGACCCCTAGCAGCACTCAACAAACCCTGG TGGTGACCGTCTCGAGTGAAGAAGTAGACGCCCAGAAATCAAGTCGAGATCCGAGGAAGTTTTCGCTTTCAGGAATTATTGCGATAGTTGCAGGCATCGCAGTAGTTATGATAGTTGGTGCAGGACTCGTCACCTTTTCTGTCTTACAAGTGCGCaataattacagaaaaaattcgcgaaaatcgGCTCTCTCCGAAGACAGCGACGTCAGATTTCTCACCTCCGATGAAATGCTGGATTTCAATATCGCAAAACCTGAAGACATGGAACTTTCTTCATAA